The genomic window GCCGACAGCAACGCATCTCCCTCGCTGCCAAGGCTGGTCAGCAGCGCTGGTTCAGTAATGCAGAAGCCGTCTCCGAAGAAGCCATGCGTCACAAAGACCAGAACCTGCTGGTCACCGATGGACGCATCATTGAGGATCGCCTGGTCCGTGAAGGCGGACCCATCGACGGTGCGTCTGCGAAACGAACTCGCAACACCCGGTGCCAAGGGCGTGAGCGGCGCCTGGAGATTGTCTTGCCCGGCAAACACACGCCCACAGCGTTCCGGACGCCCCGCTTCCACCATGCGCTGCGAATACCGGTTGATCCAAGGGTCCGTGGACCGCGGTGGCGTTGGTGGACCAAACACCGTCAAACCGCCTGGCGCCGACTTGCGTTCCGTCCGCCGTGTCGCCACAAAACTGCCGGCACTCGGAGAGGAAATAAACGCATAGTCCCGCGCCAGAAAAGCAATCTCGCTGTAGTCCCGGTTACGCATCCCCCCACCATCCGCAGGCAACTCCGTCACCAGTGCCGCTGGAGGCATGGATCCTAAGGACCCGCGTGGAGAGAAGATCAGCGTTTCAACACCGGCCGATTTCATATCGGCATGGACGGGACCAAACACGCCTTTGAAAAGATCATGGGCCTGCGCAACCGCATAAGGCACCGTACCGCCACGCCTGCTGCGCAGTGTAAGGCGCAGTCGGCGCACGAGCTTGGCAGCCTCGCCACTGGTCAGATCAGTTCTGAAGGGGCGCACCCGGCCATCAAAGACCGCATAGCCAAACCCGCCGGACCGCGTCGCGGCAAAAGCAACAAACGCTTCCCCGGGCAGCACGGCCTCCACAAGATCAGTGGCAGACGCCCCCTTGTTGACCAGCTGCATGTACTGGGGCTGTGCACGACGCGCTGCATCCTCCGCTGCCAGAAGCGTCTGCTCAATGACATCCGTGGCTTCACGCAATTCCGCCAGACGCTGAGGGTCAGCGGTGCCTGCTTCTTCCTGCAGTCGCTTTTGTGCATCCGCCAGCGCGCGTTCCGCGTCCTGCAGTTCACGAATTTCCGTCGCCGCATTGTCCGTTGCCAGACGGGCGGCAGCCTGGGCCATGGCCGCCGCCGCGCGCGGCTCGACCACATCTTCAAACGCGTTGAGGAAATCAAGCGTTGCCTGCGCATTCGCCCCATCCCCGGCGCGCCGAACCAGCAGATCAAGATATTCACCCGCCCGGTCCGGAGACACACCGAACGAGCCTTCGACGCTGGAATAAAGATCGAAGGCCTCCCGGTAGGACGCCAGCGCCTGGTCTTCGCGACCAGATGCAGCCTGAGCGCGGCCGAGGCTCGACAGAAGCTGGGCGGTCAACAACGAGCGCGGCTCCCGGCTGCGCCAGTCTGCCAGAATAGACAGGAGCTGCGCCTCCGCTGCGGATGTGCGCCTATTCTTAAGAGCGGTGAGCGCGCGCTTTTCGCCAATGAGTGCCCGCAACCAAGGCGCGGAACCAGCGGGCGCAGCACTGACGCGCGCGTCCGCTTCATTCAGAGCGTCAATCGCGCCTTCGCGGCCACGCAAATCAAGAATGGACGCAAGAATGTAAGCGCGGTGAGCCTTGAGGATGGTTGCCCGAATCCCGGGCTCAAGCGCGCTGTCTGAATACAATGGCGGCACTTCTTCACCACGGCGCTGATTTACAAACTCAGCTGCACGCGGGCTGATGTTCGTAAGCTTGCCGCCACTCTGCGCACTGTCGAAGGCAGCAATGGCCCCTGTGGTCTGCGAGGAGAACGGCGATTGCGCCATCGCCAGCGCTTCACGCAACGACCCTTTGTTAAGCAAGTGTACTGCCCGGTAATTCGTAAGTTTGTCGCTCAGCCAGGGTGTGCCCAGCGTCGCTGATGCGTCACGCGCATCGTCCAGCAGGGTTTCAGCTTCCGCAAAACGCCCCTGACTTGAAAGATTGAGAGCAAGATCAAGCGCGATGTCCGCACGCCGCACCGGGTCTCCACCAAACAGCCCGTCCTGAATGGATACGGCCCGGGCAAAGTCCTCAGCGGCCAGGGCAAATCGGAACGATGCGTTGCGCTTATGCCCGCGCCGCCGCAGAACTTCCTGATCCTGCAAGGCAACAACCCCCGGCAGGCCCTCAACATCGCTGGCCGACAATTCAACGGGCGCTTCATTGCCAACGATGGCCGCTGCACCACGTCGCATCACCGGCAGGAGGGCAGGCAGGCCACGCCCGGCGCTTACCAACCCATTGCCCTGGTCGCGCACGGCAATGTCGCGAAATAAATCCGCAGATGACGTACCCGGACATGTCAGGCCGGAGGACGCCAGCTGCAGCTCCTCCTGGCTGAGCGCTTGGCCTGTCACGCCCTGCCCGCGCACACAGCCAGACAGAAATGTTTCAAGCTCCGGCAGGCTTTGTTCAGGATAAACCTGAATGACACCGGCAGGCCGACGCCAGGAGCCGCAGAACACATCATACTGTGCCCCAAGCCCCGCAAGCTGTATGTCGATGCGCCGGGTCGCACGGCACTGTTCTGTGTCCGCGCTCATGCCAAGATCAAGGGCCTCCGGCAGCCCTCCAGACGTAGAGGCAACGCCGCCAAAGCCGACACCCTCACTGATGGATTCACAACCAGCCAGCGCAAGACCCGCCGCCAGCAGCACGGTCAAGGATTTCTGTTTTGCGATCATGGCAAGCCGACCCCCCAAAGACCTTCATTGCCGGAGCCTGCGACACCACCAAGGTCCTCTTCCTCATCGTCATCATCATCGTCGTCTTCAAAACCAAACAGTGTTGAATTTGTCAGACTGCTGAGCGCGCTATTGCGCGACCGCGCACTTTCCTGTGCCTCGCGAAGGATAGCGATGGAACAGCTGGATGAATCTCCGATGACGCAAAGGTTGAGACGTAGCTCACCATTTTGCGACAGCCCCGGGCCAAGAAGGTTTGGCTCCAGGCCGGCTTCAAAGCTGGTGACCCGCTCCCCAGTTGAACGAATGACCGTCCCGAACAGATTGACGCGCTCCGGGCCACCGCCGGTGCTTACGATTGTGCCCTCACCGGCCGGTGCCTCACCAAAGACCACCCCGGCGCCGACAAAACTTGTTCCGGTATTCAGTTGTACGATTTCGCCTGGCGCGAACAGACGCAGTTGATCAGCGGCGATGAACACATGGTCCTGAGTACCATTGAACCGCGCGAGATCTGGCTCACCAAGGATGGACAGATCAAGGTTTCCGTCTGCACGTTCAAACTCATCAAGAAACGCCTGCGTGCCAATCACAATGTCTTCTGAGCTTTCCAGTCTCAGGGAGGCAAGACGGTCGGCTGCAGTGTCCTCGCCAAGTGCGCCCGACACCAGGATCAGGCCCGGCCTTGCATTGGCCGCACCATCGACAAAACCCAGCTGAAGATGGGGAAGGCCCGTGACGTTGCCCGCTGCAATGATGCGCGCATTGGCATCAGCGCCGAGGAAAAGCGACTGAAGTGCCGCAGGATCAAACGTCGCATCAAGCAATGCCAGGTCGTTAGCGCCCGCATCGATCTGGAGCTTCGAGGCAATAATCCGGGTCACTTCGGACGCATCAAGCGTGAAGCCCTGTGGACGGCGCAGCGTAACCCCGTCCGTACCCCCCGAACCACCAATGATGATGGTGCGCCCACTGCCTGCCGGTGTCAGGTTGAATTGGTCGCCGGCGCTGATTGTGCCCGTGAGATCAAGGTCGAGCACCACAAGTGACACATCTGAGTTTGATGCAATGCTGTTGATGACCGCCGACCCCGATGGCGCTTCGATAAGCAATATGCCACCTGTGGCCGCCACTGATCCCGCCACATGCACATTACCCGTAAGGGCTTGCAGCGTTGCCGTGCCGCCAACAGTCGACACGCCGGTCATGGTGCTTGACCCGCCAACAAGGGACAGGTCACCGCCGATGACCACATTGTTGAGAGTCGCAGCGCCTCCGAGTGCCCGCGCAGTAAGACCGCCATTGGGCGCGGCAACAGAGCTCGTACCGCTGCCCGTAAGCGCGCCAGTCAGAGCTTCAAGAAATACCTGCCCCTGTGTCATCAACATGCCGGCAAAGTTCACGGCCGCGCCGACCATCGAAATGCCGTCAGGCGCTTTCACGCCCTGAACCGAGATCGCACCATTGACCGCACGCAGAACCGCTGAACCGGCTGTCGATGTCATGTCGGCTGTCGCGGTGATGCCACCGGTCGATGCATCAAGGTCGATGCCTGTTCCCGCCTGCACGGGCCCCGCCAGTGATATGGATCCACCGTCAATGTCCAATGTACCCGGCGTCGAGATATCGCCTGCCGTTGCCGTCAGCGCCGCCCGGCCGGCGCCACCATTGACGCTGCCCGTTACGTCCACATCCTGGGCAACGAATGTCGCGCCAGTTGCACCGGACACGGACGTCACGTCGATATCGCCGTTGACGGCACTCAGGGCAACGGTTCCACCAGCGGATGCGATGGCGCTGTCGACGCTGACATCGCCTGTGGTGGCCGACAGGGCCACGCCGCCGGTACCGTTGACCGGACCGCTGACAGTGACACTGGTGCCGGTCACATCCACGATACCGGCGGACGAGATATCGGTCGTGTCTGCCGTGAGCGACACTGCCCCACCACCAACCACAGGCCCGCTCAGCACGATGCTATTGCCGTCAATGTCCATGGCCCCGGCAGACGAGACATTGTTCGCGCCCCCGCCGGTCGCTGCCAGTGACGTAACGCCGTTGGCGGATTGTACCGAGCCGCCGGCGCCGGTCAGGTCAACATCCGTGCCCGAAATTGTGACGCCCGCCGGACCCATCACATTGCCCACATCCACAGCGCCGAACGGGGAGACCACGCGCACGGTCGTTGTTGCGGTCACGTCATCGACATCGATGCCGTTGGAGGCATCAACCGACACGCTGCCGCCTGTCGCCGTCAGGTCATTGCCCGTCACAGGGCCGTTGGTCGCGTCAATGTCGATGCTGGTGCCGGTCGTCGTGCCCAAGAGATTGACCTGGTGCCCATCAATGTCGATCGCACCGGCCGCCGAAATATTGTTGGCGCCGCCGCCCGTCGCCGTCAGGTTGGCCGTGCCGGTTGTCACCTGCACGGACCCGTTGGCCCCGGTCAGATCAACATCCGTGCCGGAAATGTCCGCCTGCGTCACTGCCGAAACGTCCCCCACGTCGACTGCGCCAGTCGTAGAGACAACCCGCGCCGACGTTGTGGCGGACACGTTGTCCACATCAATGTTACCCGTTGAATCGATCGCCACCGACCCGCCGGTCGCTGTCACGCCCATCGCAATGACTGTGCCCGCATCGGTGTCGACATCCACCGACGCCCCCTGGATGTTGGTAGCACTCACCTGGTTGGCCGTCAGCGTCACGCCCGTTGCCGCCTGAATGGCCTGCAGGACCGCATTGCCCGCATTGGCAACGATCGACACCAGCCCACCGGTGGAAGTGATCGACCCGTTGGTCGACACATTGCCTGTCGCCGCATCAATGGTGATGTCGCCGGTCGCCGAGGTATTGCCACTCAGGGTCACAACATTGCCGTCGATATCCAGCGCGCCATTGGAAGATATATTGTTGGCACCGCCGCCGGTCGCGGTTAGCGCCACCGTGCCCGCCGACGCCACGACGTCGCGGTTGGTGCCGGTGAAATCAATGTCCGTGCCGGTAACGGTCACGCCATTCGGCCCGGCCACATCGCCCACATCGACAGACCCGCCGGTAGAGATCACGCTCGCCGTCGTTGTGGCAGTGACGCCATCGATGTCGATATTGCCGACTGCATTGACAGCCACCGAGCCGGCGGATGTGCCAATCGAACTGTTGCCGCCCGAAATGAACGTGCCCGCATCAATGGTGACATTCCCGCCTACGCTGATGTCATTGAACAGCAGGACCTGGGTCTGGGCATCAATGTCGATGGCACCGGCTGCCGAAATGTTGTTGCCCGAATTGGTGACCGTGAGTTGAACAAACCCGTTGGCCGACCGAACGGACCCGCTGGCACCGGTCAGGTCGACATCCGTGCCAAACACGCCAACGCTCGTGTCGCCCGAGATATCACCGACATCGATTTCCTGAGTCGTGATGCCAGCACTGCCAATCTGCAGCGCACCTGTCGCGGTGACGTCATCGATATCGATGGTCGTGTTGGCCTCGGCAGTCAGATCCCCAGCGGTAGCTGTAATATCGTTGGCAGAAAGCGCGCCCGTGTCTGCCCGCAGATGAACAGATGTGCCTGTCAGCGGTCCGGTGAGAGCGATGCTGTCGC from Candidatus Phaeomarinobacter ectocarpi includes these protein-coding regions:
- a CDS encoding CHAT domain-containing protein, with product MIAKQKSLTVLLAAGLALAGCESISEGVGFGGVASTSGGLPEALDLGMSADTEQCRATRRIDIQLAGLGAQYDVFCGSWRRPAGVIQVYPEQSLPELETFLSGCVRGQGVTGQALSQEELQLASSGLTCPGTSSADLFRDIAVRDQGNGLVSAGRGLPALLPVMRRGAAAIVGNEAPVELSASDVEGLPGVVALQDQEVLRRRGHKRNASFRFALAAEDFARAVSIQDGLFGGDPVRRADIALDLALNLSSQGRFAEAETLLDDARDASATLGTPWLSDKLTNYRAVHLLNKGSLREALAMAQSPFSSQTTGAIAAFDSAQSGGKLTNISPRAAEFVNQRRGEEVPPLYSDSALEPGIRATILKAHRAYILASILDLRGREGAIDALNEADARVSAAPAGSAPWLRALIGEKRALTALKNRRTSAAEAQLLSILADWRSREPRSLLTAQLLSSLGRAQAASGREDQALASYREAFDLYSSVEGSFGVSPDRAGEYLDLLVRRAGDGANAQATLDFLNAFEDVVEPRAAAAMAQAAARLATDNAATEIRELQDAERALADAQKRLQEEAGTADPQRLAELREATDVIEQTLLAAEDAARRAQPQYMQLVNKGASATDLVEAVLPGEAFVAFAATRSGGFGYAVFDGRVRPFRTDLTSGEAAKLVRRLRLTLRSRRGGTVPYAVAQAHDLFKGVFGPVHADMKSAGVETLIFSPRGSLGSMPPAALVTELPADGGGMRNRDYSEIAFLARDYAFISSPSAGSFVATRRTERKSAPGGLTVFGPPTPPRSTDPWINRYSQRMVEAGRPERCGRVFAGQDNLQAPLTPLAPGVASSFRRRTVDGSAFTDQAILNDASIGDQQVLVFVTHGFFGDGFCITEPALLTSLGSEGDALLSATEILDMEISADLVFLAACDTARTGEGAQGLAALFDGAQLDGLVRSFIYAGARAVLATHWVADDKAADAITRQFFAEARGAPMHEALRNAQTSLMNTSDTAHPYFWAPYVVIGDATHALDARS